A part of Chroicocephalus ridibundus chromosome 5, bChrRid1.1, whole genome shotgun sequence genomic DNA contains:
- the SH2D4A gene encoding SH2 domain-containing protein 4A, producing MLKQILSDMYIDPDLLAELSEEQKQILFFKMRQEQIRRWEEREAAADKTSAKKPLTRKANGKSVTWKLGADNDVWVWVMGEHPSDKSYAAICEEIQAQRAKRLAREQGKEGRETDFSVTRSLHPQPGVLGETDLHGNIKSTVEEKKEGGRKTTAATTGKSQDLTKRETRDIHQMLADCQVRKRGFQQTKEAQRRNSGEETTVPQQAIPQSHPSLENQRTLQRSDENEPEWQESLRKSKAADEKRRSLARQARDDYRRLSLQGIHRGKQADISKGATAGDRRPLQYPPLPPKPKLLPPVVANGRPIRKEGIQRTISNSTEESIIKWFKEEQFPLRAGYQKTKDTIAPWFHGILTSKKAEELLSKTLPGSFLVRVSEKIKGYVLSYRSVEGCKHFLIDASGDSYSFLGVDQLQHSTLADLVDYHKDEPITSLGKELLLYPCGQEDQEPDYIPLFE from the exons ATGCTGAAACAGATATTATCGGACATGTACATCGATCCTGACCTGCTGGCAGAACTCAGTGAGGAGCAGAAGCAGATCCTTTTCTTCAAGATGAGGCAGGAACAGATCAGACGGTGGGAGGAAAGAGAAGCTGCTGCGGACAAGACTTCAGCGAAGAAGCCACTGACGAGAAAAG CCAACGGGAAGTCGGTGACATGGAAGCTCGGTGCTGACAACGACGTCTGGGTCTGGGTGATGGGTGAGCATCCTTCAGATAAATCGTACGCGGCCATCTGTGAAGAGATCCAGGCACAAAGGGCAAAGCGGTTAGCAAGAGAGCAAGGCAAGGAGGGCAG AGAGACTGACTTTTCTGTAACACGGTCTCTACATCCGCAACCAGGAGTCCTGGGAGAGACAGATCTTCACGGGAACATAAAAAGcactgtggaggaaaagaaggaaggtggGAGAAAAACTACTGCTGCTACAACAGGAAAAAGCCAGGACCTCACAAAG AGGGAAACCAGAGATATTCACCAGATGCTGGCAGACTGCCAAGTGAGGAAGCGTGGCTTCCAGCAG ACgaaggaagcacagaggagaaatTCAGGAGAAGAGACCACAGTCCCCCAGCAGGCAATACCACAGAGCCACCCCAGCTTGGAGAACCAGAGGACGCTGCAGAGATCGGATGAGAATGAGCCCGAATGGCAGGAATCCT TGCGGAAATCCAAGGCGGCAGATGAGAAGAGACGCTCCCTTGCACGGCAGGCCAGGGACGACTACAGGAGGCTTTCACTGCAGGGCATCCACAGAGGGAAGCAGGCAGATATTTCCAAGGGTGCGACAGCAGGAGATCGGCGACCACTCCAATATCCACCTCTCCCTCCCAAGCCTAAACTGCTACCTCCTGTGGTAGCAAATGGGAGACCGATTag GAAAGAGGGAATCCAGAGGACAATCTCCAATTCCACTGAGGAAAGCATCATCAAATGGTTCAAAGAGGAGCAATTCCCTCTCCGAGCCGGCTATCAGAAAACCAAGGACACAATAGCGCCTTGGTTCCACG GTATCCTAACCTCtaagaaagcagaggagcttCTGAGTAAAACATTACCAGGGAGTTTTCTGGTCCGGGTCAGTGAGAAAATCAAAGGCTACGTGCTCTCCTATCGGTCTGTGGAAGGATGTAAACACTTCCTCATTGATGCCTCAGGTGATTCCTACAGCTTCCTTGGCGTGGACCAGCTACAACATTCAACACTGGCTGACCTTGTAGACTACCACAAG GATGAACCCATCACTTCTTTGGGGAAGGAGCTGTTGCTTTACCCGTGTGGCCAGGAGGACCAAGAACCAGATTACATCCCCCTCTTTGAGTGA
- the CSGALNACT1 gene encoding chondroitin sulfate N-acetylgalactosaminyltransferase 1: protein MMLRRGCILFLPRLVGLLVVACCLVSIVYMLACTPKGDNQQLVLPRVHSPTVKEGYEAILQEREEQHRNYIISLKKQIAQLKAELQGRNEQLKNVQDQYPDPLDIRLDNSNPEKVQANLLAFLRSQVDKAEVHSGVKLSTEYAAVPFESFTLQKVYQLETGLTRHPEEKPVRKDKRDELIEVIELAVGSLNKPEGDSNAKHRVYTASDFIEGIYRTEKDKGTLYELTFKGDTKHQFKKIVLFRPFGPVMKVKNEDVNMADTLINVIVPLAKRASKFRQFMQNFREMGIQQDGRIHLTVVYFGKEQMNEVRAILENTSKSANFKNFTFIQLNEEFSRGKGLDIGARFWKGNNVVLFFCDVDIYFTAEFLNSCRLNTQPGKKVFYPVLFSQYNPSIIYGHHDSIPSLEQQLIIKKETGFWRDFGFGMTCQYRSDFINIGGFDLDIKGWGGEDVHLYRKYLHSNLIVIRTPVRGLFHLWHEKQCLDELTPEQYKMCMQSKAMNEGSHGQLGMLVFKQEIETHLHRQKLSSKKT from the exons ATGATGCTCCGACGAGGATGTATTCTATTTCTCCCCCGACTTGTAGGCCTGCTGGTGGTGGCCTGTTGCTTGGTGTCTATTGTTTATATGTTGGCTTGCACACCCAAGGGTGACAACCAGCAGCTTGTCTTGCCCAGAGTGCACAGTCCAACTGTGAAGGAGGGATATGAAGCCATTCTGCAAGAGCGAGAAGAGCAACACCGCAACTATATCATCAGCTTGAAGAAACAAATTGCCCAGCTGAAGGCTGAGCTCCAGGGCAGGAATGAGCAGCTTAAGAACGTGCAGGACCAGTACCCAGACCCCCTGGACATTCGGCTTGACAATAGTAACCCAGAGAAGGTCCAGGCTAACCTGCTGGCTTTTCTCCGTTCCCAAGTAGACAAAGCAGAGGTGCACAGTGGCGTTAAGCTCTCCACAGAGTATGCGGCCGTGCCCTTTGAGAGCTTTACCCTGCAGAAGGTGTACCAACTGGAGACAGGGCTGACGCGTCACCCAGAAGAGAAACCTGTAAGGAAGGATAAGCGAGATGAGTTGATAGAGGTGATCGAGTTAGCTGTTGGGAGTTTGAACAAACCAGAGGGGGACAGCAATGCAAAACACCGTGTATACACAGCCTCTGACTTCATTGAAG GGATCTACCgcacagaaaaagacaaaggcACGTTGTATGAGCTGACTTTCAAAGGAGACACAAAACATCAGTTCAAGAAGATTGTTTTATTCCGGCCATTTGGTCCTGTaatgaaagtgaaaaatgaagaTGTCAATATGGCTGACACACTTATTAATGTCATTGTGCCATTGGCCAAGAGAGCCAGCAAATTTCGACAATTCATGCAGAATTTCAG GGAAATGGGCATTCAGCAGGATGGGAGAATTCACCTCACTGTAGTTTACTttggaaaagaacaaatgaatGAAGTCAGAGCAATACTTGAAAATACCTCCAA GTCAGCCAACTTCAAGAACTTCACCTTCATCCAGTTGAATGAAGAATTTTCCAGGGGCAAAGGACTAGACATTGGTGCTCGATTTTGGAAAGGAAACAACGTTGTTCTCTTTTTTTGCGACGTGGACATATACTTCACAGCTGAATTCCTTAACTCCTGTAGACTGAACACACAGCCAG GGAAGAAGGTGTTTtatcctgttctcttcagccagTATAACCCCAGTATAATTTATGGCCACCATGATTCCATCCCATCTTTAGAACAGCAGCTG attattaaaaaagaaactggatTTTGGAGAGACTTTGGTTTTGGGATGACTTGCCAATACAGATCTGATTTTATCAACATag GTGGCTTTGATCTGGACATTAAAGGCTGGGGTGGTGAAGATGTACATCTGTACCGCAAATACCTTCACAGCAACCTCATCGTGATCCGAACTCCTGTCAGGGGTCTCTTCCATCTGTGGCATGAAAAGCAATGTCTGGACGAGCTGACCCCAGAGCAGTACAAAATGTGCATGCAGTCCAAGGCCATGAACGAGGGTTCTCATGGCCAGCTTGGGATGCTTGTTTTCAAGCAAGAGATTGAGACTCACCTGCACAGACAGAAACTGAGCAGTAAGAAGACATGA